One genomic window of Hymenobacter sp. J193 includes the following:
- a CDS encoding DNA mismatch repair protein MutS produces the protein MSIESSAFRPLSVNPAELFAANLLAHAEREQYFARRHQAVAWLRVAVFGGGAVAAYWLLKDQKWLAGLGVVLATYLVFVLVLRWHARLGYQRRHFQLLGLISQEELHRLAGRLTNFDPGLRYQDAAHAYTSDLDVFGPHSAFQLLSRATSRLGQDALAGWLQQAAAPAEVEARQQAATELAPDAAWQHEWQARARHFPHQADDPRRFTAWLREPDFFADKTWLKALLFVLPPLALASLGLWLSGRPFLVVVPFLALLGAINHRYRAARDAYFDHSEQMHDVLRAYRDQLALLEAREVQAPRLRALRGVLLPEDGQPASVQLGQLATIVEYFSMRQSTLAAFFANNLLFWDFFWMWRLEGWKRRLGSRLDEVLDVVAETEALVSLAAFQLANPTYAVPEISAEALEFTAEGLGHPLIFSAERITNDFSTVGAGRTGVVTGSNMSGKTTFLRTVGLNMVLALAGAVVCARRLRVRSAQVYTAMRTQDNLAESTSSFYAELKRLRLLLELTQAGQPVFYLLDEILKGTNSLDRHRGARALIHQLHRLPASGLISTHDLELGALAEELPGYVTNYSFNSTFEGEQILFDYRLTPGVCRSFNASQLMRLMGIEV, from the coding sequence GTGTCTATCGAATCTTCTGCTTTCCGCCCGCTTTCCGTAAATCCCGCCGAGCTGTTTGCGGCCAACCTGCTCGCGCACGCCGAGCGGGAGCAGTACTTCGCCCGCCGCCATCAGGCCGTGGCCTGGCTGCGGGTGGCCGTATTCGGAGGTGGGGCTGTGGCCGCGTACTGGCTGCTAAAAGACCAGAAGTGGCTGGCCGGCCTGGGCGTGGTGCTGGCGACTTACCTGGTGTTTGTGCTGGTGCTGCGCTGGCATGCCCGCCTGGGCTACCAGCGCCGCCACTTTCAGCTGCTGGGCCTTATCAGCCAGGAGGAGCTGCACCGCCTGGCCGGTCGCCTTACCAACTTCGACCCCGGCCTGCGCTACCAGGACGCCGCCCACGCCTATACTTCCGACCTCGACGTGTTTGGGCCGCACTCCGCGTTTCAGCTGCTGAGCCGGGCCACCTCCCGGCTGGGGCAGGATGCGCTGGCCGGCTGGCTGCAGCAGGCCGCTGCTCCTGCCGAGGTGGAAGCCCGGCAGCAGGCCGCCACCGAGCTGGCGCCCGATGCCGCCTGGCAGCACGAGTGGCAGGCCCGCGCCCGGCACTTCCCGCACCAGGCCGACGACCCGCGCCGCTTCACGGCCTGGCTGCGCGAGCCGGACTTCTTTGCCGATAAAACGTGGCTGAAAGCGCTGCTGTTTGTGCTGCCGCCGCTGGCCTTGGCCAGCCTGGGCTTGTGGCTAAGCGGCCGGCCTTTCCTGGTGGTAGTGCCGTTTCTGGCGCTGCTGGGAGCCATCAACCACCGCTACCGCGCGGCCCGCGACGCCTACTTCGACCATAGTGAGCAGATGCACGACGTGCTGCGCGCCTACCGCGACCAGCTGGCCTTGCTGGAAGCCCGCGAGGTGCAGGCGCCCCGGCTGCGGGCGTTGCGCGGGGTGCTGCTCCCGGAAGATGGGCAGCCGGCTTCCGTGCAGCTCGGGCAGCTGGCTACCATCGTGGAGTATTTCTCGATGCGTCAAAGCACGCTGGCAGCCTTCTTCGCCAACAACCTGCTGTTCTGGGACTTCTTCTGGATGTGGCGGCTCGAAGGCTGGAAGCGCCGCCTGGGCTCCCGCCTGGACGAGGTGCTGGACGTGGTAGCCGAAACCGAAGCCCTGGTGAGCCTGGCCGCGTTTCAGCTGGCTAACCCTACGTACGCCGTGCCGGAAATCAGCGCGGAGGCGTTGGAGTTCACGGCTGAGGGCCTGGGCCACCCGCTGATCTTCTCGGCGGAGCGCATCACCAACGACTTCAGCACGGTAGGGGCGGGCCGCACGGGCGTGGTCACGGGCTCCAATATGTCGGGCAAAACCACATTCCTGCGCACGGTAGGGCTGAACATGGTGCTGGCTCTGGCAGGGGCGGTGGTGTGCGCCCGGCGGCTGCGCGTGCGTTCTGCCCAGGTGTACACGGCCATGCGCACCCAGGACAACCTGGCCGAAAGCACGTCCTCCTTCTACGCCGAGCTCAAGCGCCTGCGCCTGCTCCTGGAGCTTACCCAGGCCGGGCAGCCGGTGTTTTACCTGCTCGATGAAATCCTGAAGGGCACCAACTCCCTGGACCGGCACCGGGGCGCCCGGGCCCTCATCCACCAGCTGCACCGGCTGCCGGCCAGCGGCCTCATCAGCACCCACGACCTGGAGCTGGGCGCGCTGGCCGAGGAGCTGCCCGGCTA